One Candidatus Equadaptatus faecalis DNA segment encodes these proteins:
- the dinD gene encoding DNA damage-inducible protein D: MANLQAKEYVTFDGIKHTREDGSEFWSARELSAALEYKEWRNFSKVIDRAMIACINSKSPLSDNFVEVNKIVKTGVATKEINDYELSRYACYLIVQNGDPKKEVIACGQTYFAIQTRRTEVAEIFNQLDEDKKRLAVRGDIRVWNRMLAEAAHKAGVLSGDDYKIFQNSGYMGLYGGMTVDQIHEKKGLKEDEKILDFMESAELAANLFRITQTEEKLKKENVSDLQLANEIHYIVGKEVRAAIEKVGGTMPENMSVPKKTISEIERERIEKLSEHPEELMLDE; encoded by the coding sequence ATGGCAAATCTTCAGGCAAAAGAATACGTCACCTTTGACGGAATAAAACATACAAGGGAAGACGGGAGCGAATTCTGGTCGGCGCGCGAGCTTTCCGCAGCGCTTGAATATAAGGAATGGCGCAATTTTTCCAAGGTTATTGACCGTGCCATGATAGCCTGCATAAACAGCAAAAGCCCGCTTTCCGACAATTTTGTTGAGGTCAACAAAATTGTAAAAACCGGCGTGGCAACTAAGGAAATCAACGATTACGAGCTGTCTCGCTACGCCTGTTATCTTATCGTCCAGAACGGCGACCCGAAAAAGGAAGTTATTGCCTGCGGACAGACCTATTTTGCCATTCAGACGCGCCGCACGGAGGTTGCCGAAATCTTTAACCAGCTGGACGAGGACAAAAAGAGGCTCGCAGTGCGCGGCGATATACGCGTCTGGAACAGGATGCTTGCGGAAGCCGCACACAAGGCGGGAGTTCTTTCCGGAGACGACTACAAAATATTCCAGAACTCAGGATACATGGGGCTTTACGGCGGCATGACCGTTGACCAGATACATGAGAAAAAAGGACTGAAAGAGGACGAAAAAATCCTTGATTTCATGGAAAGCGCCGAGCTTGCGGCAAATCTTTTCCGCATAACGCAGACGGAAGAGAAGCTGAAAAAGGAAAACGTGTCGGATTTGCAGCTGGCGAACGAGATACATTATATTGTCGGCAAAGAGGTGCGCGCTGCGATAGAAAAGGTTGGCGGTACAATGCCCGAAAACATGAGTGTTCCTAAGAAAACCATCAGCGAAATAGAAAGGGAAAGAATAGAAAAACTTTCGGAGCATCCGGAAGAGCTTATGCTGGACGAATAG
- a CDS encoding permease yields the protein MWLFIQNQLLKMEWLDALAARLLAVCGIDVSGRLGGSLRFFVYDSIKILLLLCTLIFVISLIQSYFPPERSRRILSRFGGFTASLCAALLGTVTPFCSCSSIPIFIGFTSAGLPLSVTFSFLISSPMVDLGSLVLLASVFGWKISLLYVLSGLVIAVCGGALMGFLKLENEVEDCIRNAKIFETAQAELRFSDRLDFAAEQTSATAKRLLPYVLAGVAIGAFIHNWIPEEFVVRLLGSRNPFGVILAALVGIPMYADVFGTIPIAEALLAKGALLGVVLSFMMAVTTLSLPSLIMLRKAVKPKLLAVFVAICTIGIIASGYIFNAVQKLL from the coding sequence ATGTGGCTTTTTATCCAAAATCAGCTGCTTAAAATGGAGTGGCTGGACGCGCTTGCCGCGCGTCTGCTTGCCGTCTGCGGGATTGACGTAAGCGGACGGCTTGGCGGCAGTCTGCGCTTTTTTGTTTACGACAGCATAAAAATTCTGCTTCTTCTCTGCACGCTGATTTTCGTTATCTCGCTCATACAGAGCTATTTTCCGCCTGAAAGAAGCAGACGGATATTAAGCCGTTTCGGCGGTTTTACGGCAAGCCTCTGCGCGGCTCTGCTCGGCACGGTTACGCCGTTCTGCTCCTGCTCGTCCATCCCGATTTTCATAGGCTTTACAAGCGCCGGACTGCCGTTGTCCGTCACCTTTTCGTTCCTGATTTCTTCGCCGATGGTTGATTTGGGCTCGCTGGTTCTGCTTGCCTCGGTTTTCGGCTGGAAAATCTCGCTTCTGTACGTGCTTTCAGGGCTTGTCATCGCAGTCTGCGGAGGTGCCCTTATGGGATTTCTGAAGCTTGAAAACGAAGTGGAGGACTGCATACGCAACGCAAAAATCTTTGAAACTGCTCAGGCAGAGCTGCGTTTTTCGGACAGGCTTGATTTCGCCGCGGAGCAGACGTCCGCAACGGCAAAAAGACTTTTGCCGTACGTTCTGGCGGGGGTTGCGATCGGCGCCTTTATCCACAACTGGATTCCGGAAGAATTTGTAGTACGGCTTCTCGGCAGCAGAAATCCGTTCGGCGTAATTCTGGCGGCGCTTGTCGGTATTCCGATGTATGCCGACGTATTCGGCACAATTCCGATTGCCGAAGCCCTGCTTGCCAAAGGGGCATTGCTCGGTGTTGTGCTTTCCTTTATGATGGCGGTTACGACGCTTTCCCTGCCTTCGCTCATTATGCTGCGCAAGGCTGTAAAGCCCAAGCTGCTGGCTGTTTTCGTTGCGATATGCACAATCGGAATTATTGCCTCCGGATACATTTTCAACGCTGTTCAAAAACTTTTATAG
- a CDS encoding sulfite exporter TauE/SafE family protein, with amino-acid sequence MEALLERLAETVSANAWLAPVSALFAGVLASLMPCSLPSIPLIIAYVGGTAERNGRKALLLSLVFALGSAVSFVIMALIAVSAGKLLGIYSRGWLIFLALLMFAMAFQIWGIANFIPSLNLVSKSRLTGCAGAFAAGILAGIFSSPCSTPVLIALLSVIAAEGSIVRGTVLMLFYALGHGFLAVLAGTSLGFAQKLSASSRYKTFSKLFNCAAGFAILITGIYMLYLAF; translated from the coding sequence ATGGAAGCCCTGCTTGAACGGCTTGCGGAAACTGTTTCGGCAAATGCGTGGCTTGCTCCGGTCTCGGCGCTTTTTGCCGGGGTGCTTGCCTCGCTTATGCCGTGCTCGCTGCCCTCAATTCCGCTTATAATCGCGTACGTCGGCGGCACTGCGGAAAGAAACGGCAGAAAAGCACTGCTGCTTTCGCTCGTTTTCGCGCTCGGAAGCGCCGTTTCCTTTGTCATTATGGCGTTAATAGCCGTGTCTGCCGGAAAACTGCTCGGCATTTATTCGCGCGGCTGGCTGATATTTCTTGCGCTGCTCATGTTTGCGATGGCGTTTCAGATCTGGGGAATTGCAAATTTTATCCCCTCGCTCAACCTGGTTTCAAAAAGCAGGCTGACGGGCTGTGCGGGGGCGTTTGCCGCCGGAATTCTTGCCGGAATATTCTCCTCACCCTGCTCTACGCCAGTGCTGATAGCGCTTTTGTCGGTAATTGCGGCGGAAGGCAGTATTGTGCGCGGAACGGTGCTTATGCTGTTTTACGCGCTGGGACACGGCTTTCTGGCGGTGCTTGCAGGCACCTCGCTCGGTTTTGCACAGAAGCTCAGCGCAAGCAGCCGTTACAAAACGTTTTCAAAGCTGTTCAACTGTGCTGCCGGTTTTGCAATTTTGATAACCGGAATATACATGCTTTACCTCGCATTTTAA
- a CDS encoding PDZ domain-containing protein — MKSTSLTRTTKKLIRSALIILCFTLPAHAESMYTVTVNNVSLKQVQDAVIEVFTGKNFNLDDVSDYRIVMTKAFGDGFWVASRKCFVRCNTIARDGNVKMTFTEEEGDNGAYRRRSIDHLIPIINEVKSVLDGTPKNIIKNEAVNQLPGSGNEREKALGIRLAENNKVAEIVAASAAQDKIFPGDLIVEIDGISVENMDTKSLETYISNKWGNSKSLTFTIDHEGKKNIIVLTK, encoded by the coding sequence ATGAAATCAACAAGTTTAACAAGAACAACGAAAAAACTAATCAGGTCAGCGCTGATAATACTGTGCTTCACACTGCCAGCACACGCCGAATCCATGTACACCGTTACCGTTAACAATGTGAGCCTCAAACAGGTACAGGATGCAGTCATTGAAGTGTTCACAGGAAAAAACTTTAACCTTGATGATGTATCTGACTACCGGATAGTCATGACAAAAGCCTTTGGCGACGGATTTTGGGTAGCTAGCAGAAAATGCTTTGTGAGGTGCAACACAATTGCAAGAGACGGTAACGTCAAAATGACTTTCACCGAAGAAGAAGGAGACAACGGCGCATATCGCCGTAGGTCAATAGACCACCTCATACCGATAATTAACGAAGTGAAATCTGTACTTGACGGCACACCCAAAAATATCATAAAAAATGAAGCAGTTAACCAACTTCCAGGTTCAGGCAACGAACGCGAAAAAGCGCTTGGCATAAGACTTGCCGAAAACAATAAAGTGGCAGAAATAGTTGCGGCAAGTGCCGCACAAGATAAAATTTTCCCAGGTGATTTAATAGTTGAAATAGACGGAATATCCGTTGAAAACATGGACACGAAATCACTTGAAACCTACATCAGCAACAAATGGGGTAACAGCAAATCTCTAACTTTCACTATCGACCACGAAGGCAAAAAAAACATAATCGTGCTGACAAAATAA
- a CDS encoding AraC family transcriptional regulator, which yields MNKLEFIKDISTTMETVSFEEVNISYPEHTHTGHYILGIVTKGTVKIIIDHEDFICCEGEVFSVALNLPHSIEPISDRYSMISICVPREDDIERDLDIIRKHIIGNPEVDINIAQMSEKVHISKYHMIRKFSEENGLTPHKFQLQCRIRKAQELLLYGMKVVDVATALGFYDQSHLCRVFKRQVGISPKEYINSAIISKANN from the coding sequence ATGAATAAACTAGAATTCATAAAAGATATATCGACAACAATGGAAACAGTAAGTTTTGAAGAGGTAAACATTTCATATCCAGAACATACACATACCGGACATTACATACTAGGTATTGTCACAAAAGGAACAGTAAAGATTATTATTGACCATGAAGATTTTATTTGTTGTGAAGGTGAAGTGTTTTCTGTAGCACTGAATTTACCTCATTCTATAGAACCTATTTCAGATAGATATTCTATGATAAGCATTTGTGTTCCTCGAGAGGATGATATTGAAAGAGATTTGGACATAATAAGAAAGCATATTATTGGAAATCCAGAAGTTGACATAAATATTGCACAAATGTCTGAAAAAGTTCATATAAGCAAGTATCATATGATTAGAAAATTTTCAGAAGAAAATGGCTTGACTCCGCATAAATTTCAGTTACAGTGCCGAATTAGAAAAGCGCAAGAATTATTACTTTACGGAATGAAAGTAGTTGATGTTGCAACGGCACTTGGATTTTACGATCAAAGCCATCTCTGCCGAGTGTTTAAGAGACAAGTAGGAATTTCTCCTAAAGAATATATTAATTCCGCAATTATATCCAAGGCAAATAATTAG
- a CDS encoding winged helix-turn-helix transcriptional regulator — MAEVFKAFCDENRVKILRQLTDGEKCACKLLEELQISQPTLSHHMKILCDSGVVNGCKKGKWMHYSLAREGFEAARAILDTFEGE, encoded by the coding sequence ATGGCAGAGGTATTCAAGGCTTTCTGTGACGAAAACAGGGTAAAAATTTTACGGCAGCTGACAGACGGCGAAAAGTGCGCCTGCAAACTGCTTGAAGAGCTTCAGATATCTCAGCCTACGCTTTCGCACCACATGAAAATCCTTTGCGATTCAGGTGTTGTGAACGGATGCAAGAAGGGCAAATGGATGCACTATTCGCTGGCGCGCGAAGGATTTGAAGCGGCGCGCGCAATACTCGATACGTTTGAGGGGGAATAA
- a CDS encoding type II toxin-antitoxin system HicA family toxin — MGQEDKLVERLKQKPRDFTFAEAETLLGCFGYARSNKGRTSGSRVIFVNEQHPPILLHKPHPRKELLMYQVKQLIDVLEQEGLI, encoded by the coding sequence TTGGGGCAGGAGGATAAACTTGTTGAGCGGTTGAAGCAGAAGCCGAGGGATTTTACTTTTGCGGAAGCGGAAACTTTGCTTGGCTGTTTTGGCTATGCGCGTTCAAATAAGGGCAGGACAAGCGGATCTCGTGTAATATTCGTAAACGAACAGCATCCGCCGATTTTGCTGCATAAACCGCACCCGAGAAAGGAATTATTGATGTATCAGGTGAAACAGCTGATAGATGTTTTAGAGCAGGAGGGTTTGATATGA
- a CDS encoding MATE family efflux transporter, with the protein MTLFLEDSIPQGYLFSKRDIRNLVIPLILEQLLGVTVGMLDSIMVSYAGEAAVSGVSLVDSIFILIQQMFAALAAGGAVVAGQYLGMDNKQKACRSVNQLLIVTALAGLAVTLFLYASRSFLLDSVFGKITPAVRSSADVYLLITSASVPFMTCFLTAFAVFRAQSDSKLSLRISVVMNVINLFGNALLVYGFKMGTAGVAIPTLVSRMAGAVICLRYLLRQHRTLHISLPFRFVIERKMLYNILYIGVPNGFESFMFNFGKIILLSLVAEFGTASIAANAIGNNFGLYQVLPGIALSLAMVTVVSRCAGAADIEQVRFYTKRLMKMSTVYCSLATLLVFALSWPVLKIYNVSAEANKLALIITAIHGIGTFFTYTPSFVLPNALRSANDVKYCLIISSVSMWLARVGGSYVLARWFGMGVIGVWIAMQLDWIFRSVCFIRRFKGDEWHSIRL; encoded by the coding sequence ATGACGCTGTTTTTGGAAGACTCAATCCCGCAGGGCTACCTTTTTTCAAAACGTGACATACGGAATCTTGTCATTCCGCTTATTTTAGAACAGCTGCTCGGCGTAACCGTAGGCATGCTGGACTCCATCATGGTCTCCTATGCCGGTGAAGCGGCGGTTTCGGGCGTTTCGCTTGTAGACAGCATATTTATACTTATTCAGCAGATGTTTGCCGCTTTGGCGGCGGGCGGGGCGGTTGTCGCCGGTCAGTATCTCGGCATGGACAACAAACAGAAAGCCTGCCGCTCGGTCAACCAGCTGCTTATCGTCACAGCTTTGGCAGGGCTTGCGGTTACGCTCTTCCTGTACGCCTCGCGAAGTTTCCTGCTTGACTCCGTCTTCGGAAAAATAACGCCTGCCGTCCGCTCGTCGGCGGACGTGTACCTGCTTATAACCTCCGCATCGGTACCCTTTATGACCTGCTTCCTCACGGCATTTGCCGTTTTCCGCGCCCAGAGCGACTCGAAACTGTCGCTCAGGATTTCGGTAGTAATGAACGTCATAAACCTCTTCGGCAATGCGCTGCTTGTCTACGGCTTTAAAATGGGAACAGCCGGAGTTGCGATTCCGACGCTCGTTTCACGCATGGCAGGCGCCGTTATATGCCTGCGTTACCTGCTCAGACAGCACAGAACGCTGCACATCTCTCTGCCGTTCCGCTTCGTAATAGAAAGAAAAATGCTCTACAACATTCTTTACATAGGGGTGCCGAACGGTTTTGAAAGCTTTATGTTCAACTTCGGCAAAATTATCCTGCTCTCGCTCGTCGCGGAATTCGGAACGGCATCCATAGCCGCAAACGCGATAGGCAACAACTTCGGACTGTATCAGGTGCTGCCCGGAATAGCGCTCAGCCTCGCAATGGTAACGGTTGTTTCGCGCTGTGCAGGCGCGGCTGACATTGAGCAGGTGCGTTTCTACACGAAACGGCTGATGAAAATGAGCACGGTGTACTGCAGCCTTGCCACGCTGCTTGTCTTTGCGCTGAGCTGGCCGGTGCTTAAAATATACAACGTCTCCGCCGAAGCAAACAAACTCGCATTGATAATAACGGCGATACACGGCATAGGCACATTCTTCACCTACACGCCCTCCTTTGTACTGCCGAACGCGCTCCGTTCCGCAAACGACGTCAAATACTGCCTGATAATATCCTCAGTTTCCATGTGGCTTGCGAGAGTCGGAGGCAGCTACGTGCTTGCGCGCTGGTTTGGCATGGGAGTCATAGGCGTATGGATTGCAATGCAGCTTGACTGGATATTCCGCAGCGTCTGCTTTATCCGCCGCTTCAAAGGCGACGAATGGCACTCAATCAGACTGTAA
- a CDS encoding thioredoxin family protein translates to MKKTFYAIILTALMAGYFCGSIFAAEKPAYDFSLETKEALNFEKLLKTGLPVIADYGSEGCGPCRKMYPALEKTNAKYKGRAFIKFADVWKHRKAAGDMPLQVIPTQFFFTAEGKPFVPSEKLAKKFKFLMYEGKDGKHALTAHQGGLSEADFDEILKELGVK, encoded by the coding sequence ATGAAGAAAACGTTTTACGCGATAATTTTAACTGCGCTTATGGCCGGATATTTCTGCGGAAGCATCTTTGCGGCAGAGAAACCGGCTTACGATTTCTCGCTTGAAACGAAAGAAGCGCTGAACTTTGAAAAACTGCTGAAAACGGGACTGCCCGTTATTGCCGATTACGGCTCTGAAGGCTGCGGACCCTGCAGAAAAATGTACCCTGCGCTTGAGAAAACGAACGCAAAATACAAAGGCAGGGCGTTCATCAAATTTGCCGATGTCTGGAAACACCGCAAAGCGGCGGGCGATATGCCGCTTCAGGTCATACCCACGCAGTTCTTCTTCACTGCGGAAGGAAAGCCCTTTGTACCGTCCGAAAAACTGGCAAAGAAATTCAAATTTCTCATGTACGAAGGCAAAGACGGAAAGCATGCGCTTACCGCGCACCAGGGAGGACTTTCCGAAGCGGACTTTGATGAAATTCTTAAGGAGCTTGGCGTGAAATAA
- a CDS encoding Bro-N domain-containing protein: MTKNTVQLFENRKIRTAWDENKEEWYFSIVDVVSVLTESADSAAYWRKLKQRLKREGNETVTNCHAFKMMAPDGKMRLTDVADTKQLLRIIQSIPSKKAEPFKLWLAEVGKERIDETIDPEIAIDRALETYLKKGYSEDWIHQRVLAIRVRNELTAEWRERGIKQGAEYAILTDEISKAWSGMTTRQYKNFKGLKKENLRDNMTTTELILNLLAETSTKDISAAEKPENFEESVKAAQQGGEVAGIARQALEKRTGKAVLTQQNAADFKELITNVIETTGKLK; encoded by the coding sequence ATGACGAAAAACACGGTACAGCTTTTTGAAAACAGAAAAATCAGAACTGCATGGGACGAAAACAAAGAAGAATGGTACTTCTCCATAGTTGACGTGGTCAGCGTGCTAACAGAAAGCGCAGATTCCGCGGCATACTGGAGAAAACTTAAACAACGTCTAAAACGGGAAGGAAATGAAACCGTGACAAATTGTCACGCTTTCAAAATGATGGCACCTGACGGAAAAATGCGCCTTACAGACGTTGCGGACACCAAACAGCTTTTGCGTATTATTCAGTCAATACCCTCAAAAAAAGCAGAACCGTTCAAATTATGGCTTGCAGAGGTCGGCAAAGAAAGAATAGACGAAACAATAGACCCTGAAATTGCAATAGACAGAGCGCTTGAAACATATCTCAAAAAAGGATACAGCGAAGACTGGATACACCAACGCGTGCTTGCGATACGAGTCCGCAACGAGCTTACCGCGGAATGGCGCGAAAGAGGCATAAAACAGGGAGCAGAATACGCGATACTTACGGACGAAATCAGCAAAGCGTGGTCGGGAATGACAACGAGGCAGTACAAAAACTTCAAAGGACTGAAAAAAGAAAACCTGCGCGACAACATGACAACGACAGAACTGATACTCAATCTGCTTGCCGAAACCTCCACAAAAGACATCTCGGCGGCGGAAAAGCCTGAAAACTTTGAAGAAAGCGTAAAAGCTGCGCAACAGGGAGGGGAAGTTGCGGGAATAGCGCGTCAGGCACTTGAAAAACGCACGGGCAAAGCTGTACTGACACAACAGAACGCAGCAGACTTCAAAGAACTTATCACAAACGTAATTGAAACAACTGGAAAACTGAAATAA
- a CDS encoding thioredoxin family protein — protein sequence MFGFKLGKKNEPSCCCSCEKAAETVSEAVSGKIKSITVLGADGCTNCHTLLERVKEAVSALGLEIQPGFETDMKKIVGYGAMSMPGLVINEKLVSAGRLLKTQDIIKIFGNITE from the coding sequence ATGTTCGGATTTAAACTTGGAAAGAAAAATGAGCCGTCGTGCTGCTGTTCATGCGAAAAAGCAGCGGAAACGGTATCCGAGGCGGTGTCGGGAAAAATTAAAAGCATCACCGTACTCGGTGCTGACGGCTGCACAAACTGCCACACGCTGCTTGAACGCGTGAAAGAAGCAGTTTCAGCCCTCGGACTTGAAATTCAGCCCGGCTTTGAAACAGACATGAAAAAGATAGTCGGCTACGGTGCAATGTCAATGCCGGGGCTTGTAATCAACGAAAAACTTGTTTCTGCCGGCAGACTGCTAAAAACACAGGATATAATCAAAATATTTGGAAATATAACGGAATAA
- a CDS encoding amidohydrolase gives MREEIQKLLPEIIAFRRDVHRHPSQSGSEQETVLRITKQLDKYGVKYDVLLDGTAVCAQVGTGGEPCVGVRADIDALPVTEDSGVDFASENKGCMHACGHDMHASIVLGIAMLLKQHENELGGTVKFFFQPAEETTGGADRMIKAGVLENPYVKQIVGLHVEPGYLAGEAGFKYGQMMAASDEFTLRVRGKGCHGAHPDSGVDTIVLASQIVTALQSISSRNLAPYEAGVVTVGKFTAGTAGNVIPAEAELVGILRSLSEETRMRLRERVKAVAEGVAQAYGGEAELELRPSYTALTNDDTVVSVVHGAAKEVFGADKVTQEKTPSLGTEDFAYFAQARPSCFWHLGCGYEGKYNAPIHNAKFNANESCIPLGIEVQTKAILQLLKN, from the coding sequence ATGAGAGAAGAAATACAGAAACTTTTGCCTGAAATTATTGCTTTCCGCAGAGACGTGCACCGTCATCCGTCGCAGAGCGGAAGCGAACAGGAAACGGTTCTGCGCATTACGAAGCAGCTTGACAAATACGGCGTCAAATATGACGTTTTGCTTGACGGCACCGCAGTCTGCGCACAGGTGGGTACAGGCGGCGAACCCTGTGTCGGTGTACGCGCTGACATAGACGCGCTGCCGGTAACGGAGGACAGCGGGGTGGATTTTGCATCGGAAAACAAAGGCTGCATGCATGCCTGCGGGCACGATATGCACGCGTCAATTGTACTTGGTATAGCCATGCTCCTGAAACAGCACGAAAACGAACTCGGCGGAACAGTCAAATTCTTCTTCCAGCCTGCGGAAGAGACGACAGGCGGAGCTGACAGAATGATAAAAGCAGGTGTGCTTGAAAACCCGTACGTGAAACAGATTGTAGGGCTGCATGTTGAGCCCGGATATCTTGCCGGTGAAGCCGGCTTTAAATACGGACAGATGATGGCGGCGTCTGACGAATTTACACTTCGCGTACGTGGGAAAGGCTGCCACGGAGCACACCCTGACAGCGGGGTGGATACGATAGTTCTGGCCTCGCAGATTGTTACGGCGCTGCAGAGCATTTCCAGCAGAAACCTTGCGCCTTACGAGGCAGGGGTGGTAACGGTAGGCAAATTTACCGCCGGAACCGCAGGCAACGTCATTCCGGCAGAAGCTGAGCTTGTTGGAATACTTCGCTCGCTTTCTGAAGAAACGAGAATGAGACTGCGTGAGCGTGTCAAAGCAGTTGCGGAAGGTGTTGCGCAGGCATACGGCGGGGAAGCCGAGCTTGAACTGCGCCCGAGCTACACGGCGCTTACAAATGACGATACGGTTGTCAGTGTGGTGCACGGCGCTGCCAAAGAGGTATTCGGAGCAGACAAGGTTACGCAGGAAAAGACTCCGAGCCTAGGCACAGAAGATTTTGCCTACTTCGCTCAGGCAAGGCCGAGCTGTTTCTGGCATCTTGGATGCGGGTATGAAGGGAAATACAATGCCCCGATACACAACGCAAAATTTAACGCAAATGAAAGCTGCATACCTCTCGGCATAGAGGTGCAAACAAAAGCAATATTACAGCTATTAAAGAATTAA
- a CDS encoding bifunctional metallophosphatase/5'-nucleotidase, with protein sequence MKIIRRFAAALILLIILCTAAFSGEKSKDIVILYTNDVHSAVDTNIGYAGITAMKKELREQNKYVLLVDSGDIIQGDPLCTLSKGTDIVDIFNRAGYDYMTLGNHEFDYGLEQLSNFLDRLNVQCLNCNITYSGTKTNALAKTKPYAIKQLGGKKLAFIGVTTPDTYTSTRPVFFKENGKTVYSFFGGRRASVEGLAKTVQEYVNECRRKGADYVIVLSHLGDSESKFNSRLLIRNSYGIDVVLDGHDHHVIPHEICKNRDNKDVLLTSTGTRFANAGKLTLTPEGKFSSELVSSYAGKDSGVAGYIAALRKKLEERLSKKIGHTAFELSDKDDGGIRLVRNRETGLGNLCADALRAAGNTDMAVVNGGGIRNPIPAGDVTLNTLFRVFPFDGRVCAVKISGKTLLDVLEFSCSQMKKEYKKDGSAAGEFGGFLSVSGVSFCVDLSVPSPVIADEDRTFREISGKRRVYNVWLTDKSGRKIRKLDENGEYSMAGTDYLLSGGGNGYSMLANCTPLPCEIMSDCDALKKYMTETLGGEIPKRYKTPEDRIKITYGRE encoded by the coding sequence ATGAAAATCATAAGACGCTTTGCCGCGGCACTCATATTACTTATTATTCTATGCACAGCTGCTTTCAGCGGCGAAAAAAGCAAAGATATTGTTATACTGTACACAAACGACGTTCACAGCGCCGTTGACACCAACATAGGCTATGCCGGAATTACGGCAATGAAAAAAGAGCTCAGGGAGCAGAACAAGTACGTCCTTCTCGTGGACAGCGGCGACATCATACAGGGCGATCCTCTCTGCACCCTTTCAAAAGGCACGGACATTGTCGATATATTCAATCGTGCAGGTTACGATTACATGACGCTCGGCAATCATGAATTTGACTACGGACTCGAACAGCTTTCAAATTTTCTGGACAGGCTGAACGTGCAGTGCCTAAACTGCAACATAACGTACTCCGGAACAAAAACAAACGCGCTGGCAAAAACAAAGCCGTACGCAATAAAACAGCTCGGCGGCAAAAAGCTTGCCTTTATCGGCGTTACGACGCCGGATACGTACACTTCAACAAGACCCGTTTTCTTCAAAGAAAACGGCAAAACCGTCTACAGCTTCTTCGGCGGAAGACGCGCGTCGGTCGAAGGGCTTGCAAAAACCGTTCAGGAATACGTCAACGAATGCCGGCGGAAGGGCGCGGATTACGTTATAGTGCTTTCCCATCTCGGCGACAGCGAAAGCAAATTCAACTCACGCCTGCTGATTCGGAACAGTTACGGCATAGACGTTGTGCTTGACGGACACGACCACCACGTTATTCCGCATGAAATCTGCAAAAACAGGGACAACAAAGACGTGCTGCTGACCTCGACAGGAACACGTTTTGCAAACGCCGGAAAACTCACGTTAACGCCGGAAGGAAAATTCAGTTCGGAGCTTGTCAGCAGTTACGCAGGCAAAGACAGTGGCGTTGCTGGTTATATCGCCGCGCTGCGCAAAAAGCTGGAAGAACGTCTTTCAAAAAAGATCGGACATACTGCCTTTGAACTTTCCGACAAAGACGACGGCGGAATAAGACTTGTAAGAAACCGCGAAACAGGGCTCGGCAATCTCTGCGCCGACGCTCTGAGAGCCGCCGGCAACACGGACATGGCAGTTGTGAACGGCGGAGGCATACGAAATCCAATTCCCGCCGGAGACGTAACGCTCAATACGTTGTTTCGCGTTTTTCCGTTTGACGGCCGAGTCTGCGCGGTAAAAATCAGCGGAAAAACCCTGCTTGACGTGCTTGAGTTTTCCTGCAGCCAAATGAAAAAGGAATACAAAAAAGACGGCAGTGCTGCCGGTGAATTCGGCGGCTTTCTGAGCGTTTCGGGAGTCAGTTTTTGCGTTGACCTTTCTGTTCCATCACCTGTTATCGCAGACGAGGACAGAACTTTCAGGGAAATATCGGGCAAAAGACGCGTGTACAACGTATGGCTCACAGACAAAAGCGGCAGAAAAATCAGAAAACTGGACGAAAACGGCGAATACAGCATGGCTGGCACCGACTATCTGCTGTCAGGCGGAGGAAACGGCTACTCAATGCTTGCAAACTGCACACCTCTCCCCTGTGAGATCATGAGCGACTGCGATGCTTTGAAAAAATACATGACAGAAACTCTCGGCGGCGAAATTCCTAAACGCTATAAGACTCCCGAAGACAGAATTAAGATAACGTACGGCAGGGAATAA